Proteins co-encoded in one Rhodococcus sp. PAMC28707 genomic window:
- a CDS encoding cupin domain-containing protein, protein MSEEQMGPETKGVVVELLSTVDLGSEIQSMDGWQLRTRMVTMEPGAVFGPVHDHKGRPGTVYVLQGTITDHRDGITTEYGPGLGWPEDRNTLHWLENRGEVSAVEISVDVVRRG, encoded by the coding sequence ATGAGTGAAGAGCAGATGGGGCCAGAGACGAAGGGGGTCGTGGTCGAGTTGTTGTCGACGGTTGACCTCGGCTCCGAGATCCAGAGCATGGACGGGTGGCAGTTGCGCACACGCATGGTGACCATGGAGCCGGGAGCTGTTTTCGGCCCGGTACATGACCACAAGGGCAGGCCAGGAACGGTCTACGTGCTGCAGGGAACCATCACGGACCATCGCGACGGGATCACCACCGAGTATGGGCCAGGTCTGGGCTGGCCCGAAGACCGGAACACGCTCCACTGGCTCGAGAACAGAGGAGAGGTTTCGGCGGTGGAGATATCGGTCGATGTAGTCAGGCGCGGGTAG
- a CDS encoding NADP-dependent oxidoreductase: MLSREVQLKSLPDGNVRAENFGVFDKDVASPTKTQVLVGVRRLGLNAGLAHRLGGEGTAYGPGIGVGDVPSSDAVVEVLESGVEGFQPGDLAVGKVPWCTAAVVEADELRKIPGTESNEGLDAHLTVLGHVGFTAYTGLIHVGDVQPEDVVYVSGAAGGVGSCVVQFAKARGATVIGVAGSNDKVALLTDTLGADKAINRHDGPAVDLLRDAAPDGIDLYYDNVGGEQLEAALEVLNFGGRAVICGAVGDGGGPANYRRLIYQELTMKGFAVTSHEDLREQFETEVGGWLREGKVCSLHTVFEGIDRVADAFVSLLTGGSSGRVIVSVPSQPRK; this comes from the coding sequence ATGCTCAGTCGAGAAGTGCAGTTGAAGTCGCTACCGGATGGAAATGTCCGCGCGGAGAACTTCGGCGTGTTCGACAAGGACGTCGCGTCGCCGACGAAGACGCAGGTCCTCGTGGGTGTCAGGCGCCTCGGCCTCAACGCGGGTCTTGCTCACCGTCTCGGCGGTGAAGGTACGGCCTACGGGCCGGGGATCGGCGTCGGTGATGTTCCGTCCAGTGATGCCGTCGTCGAGGTGCTCGAGTCCGGCGTCGAGGGTTTTCAGCCCGGAGATCTCGCCGTCGGCAAGGTTCCGTGGTGCACGGCCGCTGTCGTGGAGGCCGATGAGCTGCGCAAGATTCCCGGCACGGAGTCGAATGAGGGTCTCGACGCTCATCTCACGGTTCTCGGGCACGTCGGCTTCACCGCATACACCGGGTTGATTCACGTCGGTGATGTTCAGCCCGAGGACGTCGTCTACGTCTCCGGCGCGGCGGGCGGAGTGGGCAGCTGCGTCGTACAGTTCGCCAAAGCACGTGGGGCAACCGTCATCGGTGTCGCCGGTTCCAACGACAAGGTCGCGCTCCTCACGGACACACTCGGTGCGGACAAAGCCATCAATCGACATGACGGCCCTGCCGTCGATCTTCTGCGCGATGCTGCACCCGACGGCATCGACCTCTACTACGACAATGTTGGCGGCGAGCAACTCGAAGCCGCGCTCGAGGTACTGAACTTCGGTGGTCGAGCGGTGATCTGCGGTGCCGTGGGGGACGGCGGCGGTCCGGCAAACTACCGCAGGCTCATCTACCAGGAACTCACAATGAAGGGCTTCGCTGTCACGTCACACGAGGATCTCCGCGAACAGTTCGAAACCGAGGTGGGAGGTTGGCTGCGCGAAGGCAAAGTCTGCAGCCTGCACACGGTTTTCGAAGGCATCGATCGCGTTGCGGATGCGTTCGTGTCACTTCTGACCGGCGGCAGCTCGGGCCGGGTAATCGTGTCGGTGCCGTCACAACCTCGGAAGTGA
- a CDS encoding winged helix DNA-binding domain-containing protein, with product MKITDAQRRAHLAARHFADSPTAEDVVSSLLALHATDPATVYLSVLARARSLSIEDVRTAMYDRPNLLRLMAMRRTLFVVAHDDVPIIHAAASVGVARTMRARLIKEVSTLPTEPVIEDVPGWLDAVEKQAEDALRAAGSATGAELSAAAPLLRTALLPTTDKAYDVKRYVTSQVLSMMAAEGRMVRVEPRGSWTSRRHAWAPIDQWWPGGIPTLDEAESRRELARRWLDVFGPATLDDVQWWTGWNKTQTRTAVAGLDTVEVELDAGDGIMLADTVLQKGRTGVILLPALDPTPMGWKHRSWYLGEHKAPLFDTYGNIGPTIWSDGRIVGGWAVTPAGEVVTELFEEVGSGVEAIAAEAGRITDLLDGTAVVPSFPTPLEKRLRGKK from the coding sequence GTGAAGATCACCGACGCCCAGCGCCGAGCCCATCTGGCCGCTCGCCACTTCGCGGACTCCCCCACCGCCGAGGACGTCGTCTCTTCACTGCTGGCTTTGCACGCTACCGACCCTGCGACGGTGTATCTGTCGGTGCTCGCCCGCGCCCGATCGCTGTCCATCGAAGATGTCCGCACCGCCATGTACGACCGACCAAACCTTTTGCGGCTCATGGCGATGCGCCGCACCCTGTTCGTAGTCGCGCACGACGACGTCCCGATCATTCATGCGGCAGCAAGCGTCGGGGTGGCCCGAACGATGCGCGCGAGACTGATCAAAGAGGTGTCGACGCTTCCGACCGAACCTGTCATCGAGGATGTGCCGGGTTGGCTCGATGCCGTCGAGAAGCAGGCGGAGGACGCGTTGAGGGCCGCCGGGTCGGCAACGGGTGCAGAGTTGTCGGCCGCGGCGCCGCTACTGAGAACAGCGCTACTTCCCACGACCGACAAGGCGTACGACGTCAAGCGTTATGTGACTTCGCAGGTGTTGTCGATGATGGCCGCCGAAGGGCGCATGGTGCGCGTCGAACCCCGCGGCTCGTGGACATCCCGCAGGCACGCGTGGGCGCCGATCGATCAGTGGTGGCCGGGCGGGATTCCGACTCTCGACGAGGCCGAGAGCCGCCGCGAGCTTGCACGACGCTGGCTCGACGTGTTCGGGCCCGCAACGCTCGACGATGTTCAGTGGTGGACCGGTTGGAACAAAACTCAGACGCGAACCGCAGTTGCGGGCCTCGACACCGTCGAAGTTGAACTCGACGCCGGCGACGGGATCATGCTGGCCGACACTGTCTTGCAGAAGGGCCGGACCGGTGTGATCCTGCTTCCCGCGCTCGACCCCACACCCATGGGGTGGAAGCACCGCAGTTGGTACCTCGGCGAACACAAAGCTCCACTGTTCGACACGTACGGCAACATCGGTCCGACGATCTGGTCGGACGGCCGCATCGTCGGCGGCTGGGCCGTCACGCCAGCCGGTGAGGTGGTGACCGAATTGTTCGAGGAGGTCGGTTCGGGAGTCGAGGCAATTGCCGCGGAGGCAGGAAGGATCACCGACCTGCTCGACGGGACCGCCGTTGTCCCGAGCTTCCCGACGCCGCTGGAGAAGCGGCTTCGGGGGAAGAAGTAG
- a CDS encoding alpha-amylase family protein, whose protein sequence is MVVAPAHSAATLQILAGLPAHRQETFQLRYEMWWPDLHDAVTAIYPDPDAVVSRLVEAAAAGFAQRPPELHRLDERRLLRPDWFQRPDMFGYACYVDRYGDTLAGLGQRLDHLADLGVTYLHLMPLLATRPGDNDGGYAVMDYRSVRPDLGTNEDLSALATTLRERGISLVVDLVVNHVAREHEWAEKARSGDQKFRDYFLIYPDRSTPDSFERTLPEVFPDFAPGSFTFDDHMGEWVWTTFNEWQWDLNWANPNVLLEFADIVMHLANLGVEVLRLDAIAFLWKRLGTNCQNQPEVHAITQALRATARLAAPAVLFKAEAIVGPRDLMPYLGLGQHTGRVSDIAYHNSLMVQVWSMLATGSTALARHVLASLPPTPPGGTWVTYVRCHDDIGWAIDDGDATALGLTGAGHRLFLAEWYSGEFDGSWAEGLVFQHNEKTDDRRISGTSAALTGLGPSRRDPDGAFARIFLAHAVISVWGGIPVVWSGDELGSPGDAEWAAEPGHGEDNRWVHRPRITDEDRARRLIAGTDEQRVFDGIARIARVRAGLPMLHAEAPVDLPTDFDDGLLVVRRRHPSGTLVAFFNMTAEHRPFPYSHVLDLGVEHPREVLAQHDVMADEFGSVWMPPYAAWWII, encoded by the coding sequence ATGGTTGTCGCGCCGGCCCACTCCGCAGCTACGCTCCAGATTTTGGCGGGTCTCCCGGCCCATCGCCAAGAAACATTTCAGCTGCGGTACGAAATGTGGTGGCCCGATCTTCACGACGCCGTCACCGCGATCTATCCGGACCCCGACGCCGTAGTGTCGCGCCTGGTGGAAGCTGCTGCTGCCGGCTTTGCGCAGCGCCCGCCGGAGTTGCACCGGTTGGACGAACGCAGGCTTCTTCGGCCCGACTGGTTTCAACGGCCGGACATGTTCGGCTATGCCTGTTATGTCGATCGGTACGGCGACACATTGGCCGGTCTCGGGCAGCGACTCGATCATCTCGCCGACCTGGGCGTGACGTATCTGCACCTGATGCCGCTACTGGCGACACGGCCAGGAGACAACGACGGCGGCTATGCAGTCATGGACTACCGATCGGTCCGCCCCGACCTCGGAACCAATGAGGACCTGAGCGCACTGGCGACAACGCTGCGTGAGCGTGGCATCAGCCTCGTCGTCGATCTCGTCGTCAATCATGTTGCCCGCGAGCATGAGTGGGCAGAGAAAGCGCGTTCCGGCGACCAGAAGTTCCGTGACTACTTCCTGATCTACCCCGATCGGAGTACACCGGATTCGTTCGAACGCACGCTGCCCGAGGTGTTTCCCGACTTCGCGCCGGGCAGCTTCACGTTCGACGATCACATGGGGGAGTGGGTGTGGACCACTTTCAACGAGTGGCAATGGGACCTGAACTGGGCCAATCCGAATGTGCTGCTCGAGTTTGCAGACATCGTCATGCACCTTGCGAACCTCGGCGTCGAAGTACTTCGGTTGGACGCGATTGCGTTTCTGTGGAAGCGGCTCGGAACCAATTGTCAGAACCAGCCCGAGGTCCACGCCATCACCCAGGCCCTGCGGGCAACCGCTCGGCTCGCTGCACCGGCCGTGCTGTTCAAGGCCGAAGCGATCGTCGGGCCCCGAGATCTGATGCCCTACCTCGGTCTCGGTCAGCACACCGGTCGGGTCTCCGACATCGCGTACCACAACAGTCTGATGGTGCAGGTGTGGTCGATGCTGGCGACCGGCAGTACAGCGCTGGCCCGGCACGTCCTCGCGTCGCTACCCCCGACACCGCCGGGCGGCACCTGGGTGACGTACGTCCGATGCCACGACGACATCGGCTGGGCGATCGACGACGGCGACGCCACCGCACTGGGGTTGACGGGCGCCGGGCACCGTCTTTTTCTCGCCGAGTGGTATAGCGGTGAATTCGATGGTTCCTGGGCCGAAGGGCTCGTATTTCAACACAACGAAAAGACCGATGACCGGCGAATCAGCGGCACCTCAGCAGCATTGACCGGACTCGGCCCGTCGAGGCGCGATCCGGACGGAGCGTTCGCGCGCATCTTTCTCGCGCACGCCGTCATCTCGGTGTGGGGTGGCATCCCCGTCGTGTGGAGCGGCGACGAACTGGGATCCCCCGGTGACGCAGAGTGGGCCGCCGAACCGGGGCACGGCGAGGACAATCGCTGGGTCCACCGTCCCCGCATCACCGACGAAGACCGTGCACGACGCCTGATAGCCGGCACCGACGAGCAGCGGGTGTTCGACGGGATCGCGCGCATCGCCCGGGTGCGCGCGGGGCTACCAATGTTGCACGCCGAGGCGCCGGTGGACCTGCCGACCGACTTCGACGACGGCCTCTTGGTGGTCCGTCGACGCCACCCCAGTGGCACCCTCGTCGCATTCTTCAACATGACCGCCGAGCATCGGCCGTTTCCGTACTCGCATGTGCTCGATCTCGGCGTCGAACACCCTCGGGAAGTTCTCGCACAGCACGATGTGATGGCCGACGAGTTCGGTTCGGTATGGATGCCGCCCTACGCCGCATGGTGGATCATCTGA
- a CDS encoding VOC family protein has protein sequence MTRPAIDMDYIVLDCPDTAALAGFYGKMLGWNIVRSEKDWTILQGPGNLKLAFQLAENFVPLEWPSEGIKTHLDLVVDDMAASEEFVVGLGATKVTGPLDQPSFTVFRDPVGHLFCLCLR, from the coding sequence ATGACACGACCTGCGATCGACATGGACTACATCGTCCTCGACTGCCCGGACACCGCAGCGCTGGCCGGATTCTACGGCAAGATGCTCGGGTGGAACATCGTCCGATCCGAGAAGGATTGGACGATTCTCCAAGGCCCGGGCAATCTCAAATTGGCGTTTCAGCTGGCCGAGAACTTCGTTCCGCTGGAATGGCCGTCGGAGGGGATCAAGACTCACTTGGATCTGGTCGTCGACGACATGGCCGCCTCCGAGGAATTCGTCGTGGGACTCGGCGCCACGAAAGTGACCGGGCCACTCGATCAGCCGAGTTTCACCGTCTTCCGTGATCCCGTCGGTCATCTCTTCTGTCTGTGCCTGCGCTGA
- a CDS encoding PE-PPE domain-containing protein: MTQMTVLAVGGTGESHPDDDRTEVSGLLSSVTGELDERFHGRWVGYPASYGPVAVGGLSFSHSTELGVQRLISAIQVTPGPIALIGYSQGCSVIREVLGLLARGEVHLPAVAAAGLISDPQQPAGAVPACTGRGVAGDGPKLPDSVAVIWIGQPADMICNASEDSYIRDIADLTRWMSFRTPKVWLQQLWILLRSNGFQNAAKTRLSPKQWRRDIRRLRVAATELSGYLPRTLVWRRWRISNPSGDRHIAYASEPLDASGLTGCQILAQWLQVQATMAPTSYAA, encoded by the coding sequence ATGACTCAGATGACGGTTCTTGCGGTCGGTGGCACCGGGGAATCTCACCCGGACGACGACCGCACCGAGGTCTCCGGGCTGCTGAGCAGCGTCACCGGCGAATTGGATGAAAGATTCCACGGAAGGTGGGTCGGCTACCCCGCGTCGTATGGGCCGGTGGCAGTCGGCGGCCTCAGCTTCTCGCACAGCACCGAGCTCGGTGTCCAACGTCTGATCTCGGCGATCCAGGTAACCCCAGGACCGATTGCACTCATCGGTTATTCCCAGGGCTGCTCGGTCATTCGTGAAGTGTTGGGCCTTCTCGCAAGAGGGGAGGTGCACCTTCCTGCCGTCGCCGCCGCCGGGTTGATCTCCGATCCCCAGCAGCCTGCGGGCGCCGTGCCAGCCTGCACGGGACGCGGGGTTGCCGGGGACGGACCAAAGCTTCCGGACTCGGTCGCGGTGATCTGGATCGGGCAACCCGCGGATATGATCTGCAATGCAAGCGAAGACAGCTACATTCGTGACATCGCGGACCTCACCCGATGGATGTCGTTTCGCACTCCGAAAGTGTGGCTGCAACAGCTATGGATACTGCTGCGTAGCAATGGTTTTCAAAATGCTGCCAAGACCCGCCTGTCGCCGAAACAGTGGCGGAGAGACATACGACGCCTGCGTGTGGCCGCCACCGAGCTCAGCGGATATCTGCCCCGGACATTGGTATGGCGGAGGTGGCGAATATCCAACCCGTCCGGAGATCGCCACATCGCCTATGCGAGTGAGCCTCTCGATGCGAGCGGTCTGACCGGTTGCCAAATCTTGGCGCAGTGGCTGCAGGTACAGGCAACGATGGCCCCGACGTCATACGCAGCGTGA
- a CDS encoding WS/DGAT domain-containing protein gives MSGRLHPTDAQAYWMSSKIPNDQFLLYCFDTSTAAVDVVDGLVSTARGVPELDICFAAAFGYPRTVPMTVGPHHVISHTLPEGTWTGCLRAVADLFASPVDPLETPWLLHLFDSVSGAPRCIGPALVAVLQVSHALGDGRVASSLARQLFGERDFSAPLHNPRGRFRPVEFIRQSRRAQVLEGTLAADTAAGSIPPQSPGREKIRVNVAPAGETSIRTVVRDRTELSGPGVTVTVGAITAVSIALSNYLRRCGDPIPELLGAEVTLGKSGPRRARNHFRNAGIDLYPGIIDPLERAKHISAALRDRRARADHPAMAAEALASEMVPAVLLRWGIRQFDPTVIPDTVTGNTVVSSVNRGSADLTLGGGRVRFTAGFPALSPVMSLTHGVHGIGDVVTISVSSSASAVDDPDLYAGLVHDAVDEMADRLSRPV, from the coding sequence ATGTCCGGACGTTTACACCCGACCGACGCGCAGGCCTATTGGATGTCTTCGAAAATTCCGAACGACCAATTTTTGCTTTATTGCTTCGACACGAGCACCGCTGCCGTCGACGTCGTGGATGGACTCGTGTCGACTGCCCGCGGTGTACCCGAACTCGACATCTGCTTCGCCGCCGCCTTCGGCTATCCACGGACCGTTCCGATGACCGTCGGACCACACCACGTCATCTCGCATACGCTGCCCGAGGGAACATGGACAGGATGCCTGCGAGCCGTCGCCGACCTGTTCGCCAGCCCCGTCGATCCGCTCGAAACTCCTTGGCTGCTACATCTTTTCGACTCTGTCTCCGGCGCTCCACGATGCATCGGGCCCGCACTTGTTGCAGTGCTACAGGTTTCACATGCCCTCGGTGACGGCCGTGTCGCCTCCTCGCTCGCACGACAGCTCTTCGGCGAGCGTGATTTCTCCGCCCCGCTGCACAACCCACGCGGACGCTTCCGTCCCGTCGAGTTCATCAGGCAATCCCGCCGCGCCCAGGTACTCGAAGGGACCCTCGCAGCCGACACCGCTGCGGGGTCGATACCCCCGCAGTCGCCCGGCAGGGAGAAGATCCGCGTCAACGTTGCCCCAGCAGGTGAGACGAGCATCCGGACCGTGGTCCGAGACCGTACCGAGCTGAGCGGTCCCGGGGTTACCGTCACGGTCGGCGCTATCACGGCAGTGTCCATAGCGCTGTCGAACTACCTGAGACGCTGCGGCGACCCGATTCCGGAGTTGCTCGGCGCAGAGGTCACCTTGGGAAAGAGCGGGCCGCGGCGGGCCCGCAACCACTTTCGTAATGCAGGTATCGATCTCTATCCGGGCATCATCGATCCGCTCGAGCGAGCGAAGCACATTTCGGCAGCGCTGCGCGATCGTCGCGCACGTGCCGATCATCCGGCTATGGCCGCAGAGGCTCTCGCGTCCGAGATGGTGCCCGCAGTACTACTGCGATGGGGAATCCGTCAGTTCGACCCCACCGTGATACCCGATACGGTCACCGGCAATACCGTCGTATCGAGTGTGAATCGCGGATCCGCCGACCTCACCTTGGGCGGTGGGCGCGTCCGATTCACCGCAGGATTTCCGGCGCTGTCCCCGGTCATGAGCCTCACCCACGGCGTTCACGGAATCGGCGACGTGGTGACCATCAGCGTCTCCTCGAGCGCCTCGGCGGTGGACGACCCAGATCTCTACGCGGGGCTCGTGCACGACGCGGTCGACGAAATGGCCGATCGCCTCAGCCGACCTGTTTGA
- a CDS encoding wax ester/triacylglycerol synthase family O-acyltransferase → MERLSGLDASFLYLETPEQPLNVCGLIELEAVGDGVDYDADALKVELLRRLEGIPTLRKKLHDSVFNLDHPVWVEDENFDIDKHFHRMTLPAPAGKDEVAAACAHFAVQPLDRSRPLWEMWVLEGAKNGKTPIFLKMHHSTVDGISAANIISLLCSIDRDAEPLPPSPGVGSVNNFDLAVGSAVSFASRPLQALSILPATVRTLTGWIGRARSGRAMPPPFVAPRTQFNGTLSRHRSVAFEQLKLSDVKEIKNAFDAKVNDVVLAMCAGAIRIYLEKTDGLPEESLIAVVPVSVHEKSSRPGTNQVSAMFASLATDIDDPVERLLAISASHEVGKEHNREIGATLLQDWAQFASPATFAAAMRAYAALDLAQHHPVVHNLVMSNVPGPPMPLYFLGAKVTGMFPLGPILHGAGLNITVMSGDGRLDIGLIADREQTPDLDRLADAMGESLAELLEAAQTRTKES, encoded by the coding sequence ATGGAACGGTTGAGCGGACTGGACGCGAGCTTTCTATACCTCGAAACCCCTGAGCAGCCACTGAATGTGTGCGGTCTCATCGAACTCGAAGCGGTGGGTGATGGCGTCGACTACGACGCCGATGCCCTGAAGGTCGAGCTGTTGCGTCGGCTGGAGGGCATTCCAACGCTCCGTAAGAAGCTCCACGACAGCGTCTTCAATCTCGACCACCCTGTCTGGGTCGAAGACGAGAACTTCGACATCGACAAGCATTTCCATCGTATGACCCTCCCCGCGCCCGCAGGCAAAGACGAAGTCGCGGCGGCATGTGCGCATTTCGCCGTGCAGCCCCTGGACCGCTCGAGGCCGCTGTGGGAGATGTGGGTGCTCGAAGGGGCGAAGAACGGCAAGACTCCCATTTTTCTGAAGATGCATCACTCGACGGTCGACGGAATCTCGGCAGCGAACATTATTTCGCTACTGTGCAGTATCGATCGGGATGCGGAACCACTCCCACCATCACCGGGGGTCGGATCGGTCAACAACTTCGACCTTGCGGTGGGAAGTGCAGTTTCCTTCGCGAGCAGGCCTTTGCAGGCACTCAGCATTCTTCCCGCCACGGTACGAACCCTCACCGGGTGGATCGGGCGAGCTCGAAGCGGGCGGGCCATGCCGCCGCCGTTCGTAGCACCGCGAACGCAATTCAACGGCACACTGAGTCGGCACCGCAGCGTCGCCTTCGAGCAACTGAAGCTTTCCGACGTCAAAGAAATCAAGAACGCATTCGACGCCAAGGTGAACGACGTCGTGCTGGCAATGTGTGCGGGTGCAATCCGCATCTACCTCGAAAAGACCGATGGTCTACCGGAAGAGTCGCTCATCGCAGTCGTCCCGGTGTCGGTGCACGAGAAAAGCAGCAGACCGGGGACCAATCAGGTATCGGCAATGTTCGCGTCGTTGGCCACCGACATAGACGACCCGGTCGAACGATTGCTCGCTATCTCTGCGAGCCATGAGGTCGGCAAGGAGCACAACAGGGAAATCGGTGCGACCCTGTTGCAGGACTGGGCTCAATTTGCCTCTCCAGCAACATTTGCCGCGGCCATGCGTGCCTACGCGGCACTCGATCTTGCCCAGCACCACCCCGTCGTGCACAACCTGGTGATGTCGAATGTCCCCGGTCCACCGATGCCGTTGTATTTCCTCGGGGCCAAGGTGACCGGAATGTTTCCTCTAGGACCGATCTTGCACGGTGCCGGTCTCAACATCACCGTCATGTCCGGCGACGGGCGACTCGACATCGGTCTCATCGCAGACCGCGAACAAACACCAGATCTGGATCGGCTCGCCGACGCGATGGGCGAGTCGCTCGCAGAGCTTCTCGAGGCAGCACAAACACGAACAAAGGAGAGCTGA
- a CDS encoding NAD-dependent epimerase/dehydratase family protein produces MRVLVTGGTGFVGAWTAKAAVDARHEVRFLVRNPDRLQTSAAQIGLDVSDFRLGDITDADSISRAMDGCDSVVHAAAVVATDPSRAEEMIATNMLGAENVLGTAAALGLDPIVHVSSFTALFRPGLEMLRADLPVVGGTDAYGRTKSQVDLYARGMQDGGAPVVITYPGMVLGPPAGDQFGEAADGVESALKMRMLPGRSAAWTVVDVRDLAAVHSALLEPGRGPRRYMVGGKRIPIGSIAEMLRKITGTTVLPVPVPDVALRLLGRASDIVDSVSPIETPVSRSPISEAAMQYYTQMPPSDDSPSEKDLGVHYRGSLDTLDATVAGLRSVGRL; encoded by the coding sequence ATGCGGGTGCTCGTCACCGGCGGTACCGGTTTCGTCGGGGCATGGACCGCGAAGGCAGCCGTCGACGCCAGACACGAAGTTCGTTTCCTGGTCAGAAATCCTGACAGATTGCAGACGAGCGCGGCCCAGATAGGCCTGGACGTCAGTGACTTTCGCCTCGGTGACATCACCGACGCCGACTCGATCTCGCGGGCCATGGATGGCTGCGACAGTGTCGTTCATGCTGCAGCGGTCGTCGCTACCGATCCATCTCGTGCCGAGGAGATGATCGCGACGAACATGCTGGGTGCCGAGAATGTGCTCGGGACTGCCGCAGCTCTCGGCTTGGATCCGATTGTGCACGTCTCGAGCTTCACGGCCCTGTTTCGGCCAGGTTTGGAGATGCTTCGCGCCGATCTTCCGGTCGTCGGTGGAACCGATGCATACGGACGCACCAAGTCCCAGGTCGACCTCTATGCACGCGGAATGCAAGACGGCGGTGCGCCGGTCGTCATCACCTACCCCGGGATGGTGCTCGGTCCTCCTGCGGGTGACCAGTTCGGTGAAGCCGCCGACGGCGTCGAATCCGCCCTGAAAATGCGAATGCTGCCGGGACGCAGCGCAGCCTGGACTGTCGTCGACGTCCGTGATCTCGCGGCGGTGCATTCGGCTTTACTCGAACCCGGGCGTGGGCCGCGTCGCTACATGGTGGGTGGCAAGCGGATACCGATCGGGTCGATTGCCGAGATGCTGCGTAAGATCACGGGTACGACAGTCCTCCCGGTGCCCGTTCCCGACGTCGCGTTGCGACTGCTGGGACGAGCATCCGACATCGTCGATTCGGTGTCACCGATCGAGACCCCCGTGTCTCGGTCACCGATTTCCGAGGCCGCGATGCAGTACTACACGCAGATGCCGCCTTCCGACGACTCGCCGAGCGAGAAAGATCTGGGAGTGCACTACCGCGGGTCTCTCGATACGCTCGATGCCACGGTCGCGGGCCTGCGCAGCGTCGGACGGTTGTGA
- a CDS encoding TerD family protein produces MGVTLSKGGNVSLTKEAPNLTSVSVGLGWDVRDTTGGDFDLDASAIGLDSNKKSVDDLFFVFYNNLRSPDGAIEHTGDNRTGEGEGDDESINIDLVALSPKVESIVFPVSIHDADSLGQNFGQVVNAFIRVVDRADNRELARFDLSEDASTETAMVFGELYRRGQEWKFRAIGQGYASGLTGIVRDYGINVG; encoded by the coding sequence ATGGGCGTAACGCTTTCCAAGGGCGGAAATGTGTCACTGACCAAGGAGGCCCCCAACCTCACGTCGGTATCGGTCGGTCTGGGGTGGGACGTCCGCGACACCACGGGCGGCGACTTCGATCTGGACGCAAGCGCAATCGGTCTGGACTCGAACAAGAAGTCTGTCGACGATCTGTTCTTCGTGTTCTACAACAATCTCCGTTCGCCGGACGGTGCCATCGAGCACACCGGCGACAACCGGACGGGCGAGGGCGAGGGCGATGACGAGAGCATCAACATCGACCTCGTGGCCCTCTCACCGAAGGTCGAATCGATCGTGTTCCCGGTCTCGATTCACGACGCCGATTCTCTGGGGCAAAATTTCGGCCAGGTCGTCAATGCATTCATCCGGGTGGTCGATCGCGCCGACAATCGCGAGTTGGCTCGCTTCGATCTCAGCGAGGATGCGTCGACCGAAACCGCCATGGTGTTCGGGGAGTTGTACCGACGAGGTCAGGAATGGAAATTCCGGGCAATCGGACAGGGTTATGCGTCCGGTTTGACGGGCATTGTTCGCGACTACGGAATCAATGTCGGTTAG
- a CDS encoding DUF1906 domain-containing protein, with the protein MHVSRRELFKYAAVGSATAVGLATLGARTAAHADGLGTLVDYSGGVPSPEAIKAAGHHGAVRYVSDRRPGAEWMLGKPMKRDEADALTEAGLEVVSNYQFGKGATSDWRGGYAAGVKHANRGVELHRAAGGPQNRPIYASIDDNPTAVEFATMIAPYILGWQSVVGAENTGIYANSPTIELASIAGLGRWYWQHNWGTPKGFRHPAAHLHQVQIDKGKVDGISVDINVILKPDYGQWSLA; encoded by the coding sequence GTGCACGTTTCACGACGCGAGTTGTTCAAATACGCGGCGGTGGGATCGGCTACTGCCGTCGGATTGGCAACATTGGGGGCCCGTACTGCAGCGCACGCCGACGGGTTGGGCACGCTTGTCGACTATTCGGGCGGGGTCCCCTCGCCGGAGGCGATCAAAGCGGCAGGTCACCACGGGGCTGTCCGCTATGTTTCCGATCGCAGACCCGGTGCCGAATGGATGCTCGGCAAGCCGATGAAGCGCGACGAGGCCGATGCGCTGACCGAAGCAGGATTGGAAGTGGTGTCCAACTATCAGTTCGGCAAGGGTGCAACGTCCGACTGGAGAGGCGGATACGCGGCCGGAGTCAAGCATGCGAACCGGGGTGTGGAACTGCATCGAGCCGCCGGTGGACCCCAGAACCGGCCCATCTACGCATCTATCGACGACAATCCCACCGCGGTCGAGTTCGCCACGATGATCGCGCCGTACATCCTCGGTTGGCAATCTGTCGTCGGAGCCGAGAACACCGGGATCTACGCCAATTCGCCGACCATCGAATTGGCGTCCATTGCTGGGCTCGGCCGGTGGTATTGGCAGCACAATTGGGGTACGCCGAAAGGCTTCCGGCACCCCGCCGCGCATCTACATCAAGTGCAGATCGACAAAGGCAAGGTCGACGGGATCAGCGTCGACATCAATGTAATTCTCAAGCCTGATTACGGCCAATGGTCCCTAGCCTGA